A genomic window from Lotus japonicus ecotype B-129 chromosome 1, LjGifu_v1.2 includes:
- the LOC130748833 gene encoding uncharacterized protein LOC130748833: MRKEIEELIKAGCMKQLVGRKDSDEARTSITRDDEGKEIEAAEKTGEKGGEIKGRIHSIFGGFHGGGVTNSACKSYVHSMNAVYSNDWGSCGINQPDITFNVRDFEGVQPHEDDTIVVMPKIVDYDIERVVLDQGSSTDLIYGDAFEKLGLTESDLLPYDGALIVFFGENVFVRGYVELSTIFGEGKNAESFAIKILAVKCTSPYNVLIGRSSLNRLGAIISSRHLTTKYPLSKGGVGILKADQVVARKCYSVSFKQYGHMGKKVVKEGHRVYEVNIDQTGVNLDPRDGSYITR, translated from the coding sequence ATGAGAAAAGAAATTGAGGAGCTGATAAAAGCAGGCTGCATGAAACAACTGGTGGGGCGAAAGGATTCAGATGAAGCTAGAACTTCTATAACGCGTGATGATGAAGGAAAGGAAATTGAAGCTGCAGAAAAGACAGGGGAGAAAGGGGGAGAAATTAAAGGGCGAATCCATTCCATTTTTGGAGGATTTCATGGCGGCGGGGTAACAAATTCAGCTTGTAAATCGTATGTTCATTCTATGAACGCAGTATATTCCAATGATTGGGGAAGTTGTGGAATCAATCAGCCCGACATCACTTTCAATGTTCGAGATTTTGAAGGGGTTCAACCTCATGAAGATGATACGATTGTAGTAATGCCGAAGATTGTTGATTATGATATTGAAAGGGTAGTGTTAGATCAAGGTAGCTCAAcagatttgatttatggtgacgcttttgaaaaACTTGGGCTGACAGAATCTGATTTGTTACCTTATGATGGGGCGTTGATTGTATTTTTTGGGGAAAATGTATTTGTTAGAGGTTATGTGGAGCTAAGTACAATTTTTGGTGAAGGTAAGAATGCAGAGTCCTTCGCCATCAAGATTCTGGCGGTGAAGTGTACTTCGCCCTATAATGTACTCATTGGAAGATCGTCATTGAATAGGCTTGGGGCGATCATCTCATCGAGGCATTTAACGACTAAGTATCCTTTGAGTAAAGGGGGCGTAGGgattttaaaggctgatcaagTTGTAGCCCGAAAGTGTTATTCAGTAAGCTTCAAGCAGTATGGTCACATGGGAAAGAAGGTAGTAAAAGAAGGGCATCGTGTGTATGAAGTCAATATAGATCAGACTGGAGTTAATTTGGACCCTCGAGATGGATCCTATATCACAAGATGA